The genomic DNA CATCCACGTCCAAAAATCCATGTCTTTTTTAATTTCTTCATGTCCCATACGTTTCACATCTCCTTTGACAAGATCATCTAATGAAACATTAAATAAGTTACACATCATTAATAAATTATGGATATCTGGATAGCTTCTTTCATTCTCCCAATTAGAAATCGTTTGTCTTGAAACATATAATTTCTCAGCTAGGTACTCTTGGGAATAATTTTCTTTTTCTCTATATTTTCGAATTTGTTGACCGATTTCCATTACCCATAACTCCTTAACCATTTAGATTAATCTTGCCTAGAATAGAAGCAAGATAGACGTTAATAGTCGTATCTCACTTCAACTCCATAGAAACGTCTCTGTATATAAAAAACTACCAAATTTCTTTGACAATCGCATCTTTTTCATTGTCAAAATCCTTTTACATACTGCTATATCAACATTTACAAGACTTCCTGACGTCTAAAAAAAGGAACTACGCTATTTATTAAAACGCAGTTCCTCTTGCTATAAGATATTATTGATTAAAAGATTTTAAGATAACGTCTAGCATTTTTTTAATATATGCTTCATCTAAAGTTTCAGGTTTAATTAAAATATTAAAATAAATTGGTGAGAAAATCATATCTATAAATAAATCTTGATCCTCTTCTTTTATGTGATGTGCTATGATAGATTTTAATAATTTTCGGTTATTTTTAAAATAACCCTTCATAAACAATTCACGTGCTTCAACTTGTTGATTACTAATTAATATTTCAATAACCGCACGCCCTAAATTCGTTTTATAAATTTCCATTATTTTAAATAAGAATTGATACAACCCCGTGTGTAGATCTTTATTTTCATTTTCAAAAATTTGGGCTCTACTAACGAACATATCTACAATAATTGAAGATTTATCTTTCCAACGTCGATATATTGTAGCTTTAGACACACCTGTGTTTTCAGAAATTTGATCAATAGTGATGTCTCTAAAATGTGTCGTAGCCAACATTCGATCTAATTCATTAAAAATTTTATGATTGATTGTCGGATCTTTTGGTCTTCCAGCCATGTTTTCCCCTTCTTAAATGCGAAATAAATTCAACCGCTTCAAAAATAATTACTGCACTTACAAACCATGCAATAAATCCAATAACAATACTAAGTAGCCATTGATTAGTATAATATAGCATTCCCCAAGTTGCTAATATACTAATAAGTACGCCCGTCATGCCAAAAACTGCACCTCTACTTACGTGTTTAGCAATAACATCGCCATGTTGCATACCTGTTATAAATAAAGATACTAAGAACACTGCCGGTAATGTAGCAAAGACGCCTCCTAATTCTTTCCATGGTAAGATGACTGAGATAATATAACTCAGCGTCACTGCTAATCCACCTACTAGAAATTTAATTATTGCCAATTTCATTGAAAATGCCTCCAAATATTATGAAATATGTCTTACTGCAAAAATAGCAAGCGAAATGACAACCCAACATACAAATGCAAATGCGGTGCCTTTTTTATAATCTCGTTTACTAATATAGATAGATGTTAAGAAAACAGTAATGATACATGAAATAATGCCTATTACCGCACCAGCACTAAGATGAATGGACATTTGAACAAGTTTATCGCCATGATGGTCTATTGCTAATGCAATAATAGCAGCAAGGTAGACTGCCGGCATTGTTGCAATGATACCACCCATTTTACCGCCTACTTTTTCAGCCATAATCGAGGCAATGGCTACAGCAAGACCTCCAATCATAAAATGGAGTATCGCACTAGAAATTGATATTCCAAACACTTACAAAACCTTCTTCATGAATTATTAAACGAAACGTATCGTTTAATAATATTGTAAAACTATTTCTCCCTAATGTAAACGGCGCGCTAAATAGAATTAATTTTCAAATTATTGTTTATCATCACTAAAAAAATCTCCCTTTAGTCACTTTCTAAAAGGAGATTTAATACTATTTCTTATAAATTTTTATCTTAATTTCATAATAATCTTCATGATCTTTATCACGATGCTCTACATGAATACCAGATTGTTCAATCGCTTGAATGCTTTTCCCAACCTCATCACGTGCTTGTGTTAAATCTTTGGAGAATTGGAAAGATTGCGCTTTTACTTTCTCAGGTCCCATTTTTTGTTTAACACGTGCTTCTGTTTGTTTAACATTTAATTTTTGACTGATGACTTGTTCAATTAACTTTTCTTGGTCATCATTTTCAAGGGATAAGACCGCTCGTGCATGACGCTCAGTAATCTTGCCTTCTCTTAAACGACTAATCACTTTAGGTGCTAATTTAAGTAAGCGCAACTTGTTCGCAATAAAGCTCTGACTCTTACCTAAACTTTTAGCCAATTCACTTTGTGTTGTGCCACCAATTTCGAGAAGCTTTTTATAAGCTTCCGCTTCTTCAACTGCAGATAAATTTTCACGTTGAATATTCTCAATTAAGGCTACGACAGCTGTTTCTTCATCATTCATATGGCGAATAATGACGTCAGCTTGCGATTTATGCAATGACTGCAACGCTCTGAAACGTCGTTCACCGGCAATAATTTCGTACATATTCTCTTCAATCGGTCTTACAACGATGGGTTGTAACAAGCCATGCTCATCAATAGATTCAGCAAGTTCAGTAATCTTACTTGAGTCAAACACCTGTCTTGGTTGATAACGGTTAGGTACAATACGCTCTATTTGAATGGATTCGACGCTAGAATTGCGATCTTCTTCAATGTATCCAACGATGTCATCTTTATTTTTCAATCCAAATAATTTTGAAAAAGGTTTTTTCATTATCCATTCACTCCTCTTAGCATTAATTTTAACATGTAAGTGCTATTAATTTTCTAATA from Staphylococcus taiwanensis includes the following:
- a CDS encoding TetR/AcrR family transcriptional regulator, translated to MAGRPKDPTINHKIFNELDRMLATTHFRDITIDQISENTGVSKATIYRRWKDKSSIIVDMFVSRAQIFENENKDLHTGLYQFLFKIMEIYKTNLGRAVIEILISNQQVEARELFMKGYFKNNRKLLKSIIAHHIKEEDQDLFIDMIFSPIYFNILIKPETLDEAYIKKMLDVILKSFNQ
- a CDS encoding DUF3147 family protein, with protein sequence MKLAIIKFLVGGLAVTLSYIISVILPWKELGGVFATLPAVFLVSLFITGMQHGDVIAKHVSRGAVFGMTGVLISILATWGMLYYTNQWLLSIVIGFIAWFVSAVIIFEAVEFISHLRRGKHGWKTKRSDNQS
- a CDS encoding DUF3147 family protein, with the protein product MFGISISSAILHFMIGGLAVAIASIMAEKVGGKMGGIIATMPAVYLAAIIALAIDHHGDKLVQMSIHLSAGAVIGIISCIITVFLTSIYISKRDYKKGTAFAFVCWVVISLAIFAVRHIS
- the noc gene encoding nucleoid occlusion protein: MKKPFSKLFGLKNKDDIVGYIEEDRNSSVESIQIERIVPNRYQPRQVFDSSKITELAESIDEHGLLQPIVVRPIEENMYEIIAGERRFRALQSLHKSQADVIIRHMNDEETAVVALIENIQRENLSAVEEAEAYKKLLEIGGTTQSELAKSLGKSQSFIANKLRLLKLAPKVISRLREGKITERHARAVLSLENDDQEKLIEQVISQKLNVKQTEARVKQKMGPEKVKAQSFQFSKDLTQARDEVGKSIQAIEQSGIHVEHRDKDHEDYYEIKIKIYKK